A genome region from Tidjanibacter massiliensis includes the following:
- the traN gene encoding conjugative transposon protein TraN yields the protein MPNKKIILLLWGLLCGGAVQAQPKFLPGTVIAPRKIEVSYSKTTHILFPAEVKYVDLGSSNIIAGKAAGAENVVRVKAAVPDFADETNFSVITADGSFYSFDVEYKDNPATLSLEVGGEAVPESRTDDRVPASRIRLRELSGNSARTVMEDMRTIYRRNERDLRHIGCKRYGVQTLVKGIYIEDDLLYLHLEMTNRSNISYDVEYVRLAVRDKKVARRTAMQETEIVPVSRYNDLRTVASGVSIRDVLVIPKFTIAPGKVLEVEIAEKNGGRNQRFRIENRDILSARRIDKKSE from the coding sequence ATGCCGAACAAGAAAATCATATTATTGCTTTGGGGGCTGCTGTGCGGAGGGGCGGTACAGGCGCAGCCCAAGTTCCTGCCTGGTACGGTCATCGCACCCCGCAAGATCGAGGTGTCCTATTCCAAGACCACGCATATTCTGTTCCCGGCGGAGGTGAAGTACGTCGATCTGGGGTCGTCGAACATCATCGCGGGCAAAGCCGCCGGAGCTGAGAATGTCGTGCGCGTGAAAGCCGCCGTCCCGGACTTCGCTGACGAGACGAATTTCTCGGTCATCACGGCCGACGGGTCGTTTTACAGCTTCGATGTCGAATATAAAGACAATCCTGCCACATTGTCGCTGGAGGTCGGCGGTGAGGCTGTGCCCGAAAGCAGGACCGACGACCGGGTGCCAGCCTCCCGGATACGGCTGCGCGAGCTGTCCGGAAACAGCGCCCGCACCGTTATGGAGGATATGAGGACGATCTATCGTCGCAACGAGCGCGACCTGCGGCATATCGGCTGCAAGCGGTATGGCGTGCAGACTCTCGTGAAGGGCATCTATATCGAAGACGACCTGCTGTATCTGCACCTGGAGATGACCAACCGCTCGAACATATCCTACGATGTGGAGTACGTGCGTCTGGCGGTCCGGGACAAGAAGGTTGCCCGGCGGACGGCCATGCAGGAAACGGAGATAGTGCCCGTGAGCCGCTATAACGATTTGAGAACGGTAGCCAGCGGCGTAAGCATAAGGGACGTGCTGGTGATTCCCAAGTTTACCATAGCGCCGGGGAAGGTGCTGGAGGTGGAGATCGCGGAGAAAAACGGCGGCCGCAACCAGCGTTTCCGCATCGAAAACCGTGATATCCTCTCGGCCCGAAGAATCGACAAAAAAAGTGAATGA
- the traM gene encoding conjugative transposon protein TraM, translating into MKENKQQKTGKEGNGASGRKQRQKMLIAVLILLVPFSAGMYFIFRSARSTMPQDAAGLDVSIPDGRGVRIEASKTKALAHVESEEEERRRIQRFDSDSFSLLDTTEEEPTHRADALVGVREAHAEATRTISGFYRLEHKASESDAQLEALQRQVEELTRRLEEQRTLPPEPPSAEALMERSYALAARYFPNGTADGREPVATSVPATVRPAEQITVVRPVTSVVSTLAVPDTLPNVPRNRAFHTAVGPDTTTPTGMIRACIAGEQRIAAGERVRLRLIDAVRVGAATLPAGSFIYGTASINGQRLALTVSSVECGGSILPVALTAYDTDGIEGIFVPDAAERKALKDAAASMSAGIGSGISITSNAGQQVAMDLTRSALSGASQYLSSKLREVRITLKAGHRLLLISSKS; encoded by the coding sequence ATGAAAGAGAATAAGCAACAAAAAACTGGAAAGGAAGGCAACGGCGCCTCCGGCAGAAAACAACGACAGAAAATGTTGATTGCCGTATTGATCCTGCTCGTTCCTTTTTCGGCGGGTATGTATTTCATTTTTCGAAGTGCCCGTAGTACGATGCCGCAGGATGCCGCAGGACTCGATGTTTCTATTCCTGACGGACGCGGCGTGAGAATCGAGGCGAGCAAGACCAAAGCGCTGGCACATGTGGAAAGTGAAGAGGAAGAACGCCGCAGAATACAGCGTTTCGACAGCGACTCTTTCTCGTTGCTGGATACAACGGAAGAAGAACCGACACATCGGGCGGATGCTTTAGTTGGGGTGCGGGAAGCCCATGCCGAAGCTACGCGGACGATAAGCGGCTTTTATAGGTTAGAACACAAGGCTTCGGAGAGCGATGCTCAGCTCGAGGCGTTGCAGCGTCAGGTCGAGGAGCTGACCCGCCGCCTCGAAGAACAGCGAACCCTGCCCCCGGAGCCGCCCTCCGCAGAAGCGCTGATGGAGCGCAGCTATGCATTGGCGGCCCGCTACTTCCCTAACGGTACTGCCGACGGCAGAGAACCGGTTGCGACATCAGTACCTGCGACCGTGCGGCCGGCGGAACAGATAACCGTCGTGCGGCCCGTAACGTCGGTAGTTTCCACGCTCGCCGTGCCCGACACGTTGCCGAACGTACCCCGTAACCGGGCATTCCATACCGCAGTGGGACCGGATACGACGACCCCGACCGGTATGATTCGCGCTTGCATCGCCGGGGAACAGCGCATCGCGGCCGGGGAGCGCGTGCGTCTGCGGCTCATAGATGCCGTGCGGGTAGGTGCCGCGACCCTTCCGGCGGGAAGTTTCATATACGGTACGGCCTCGATAAACGGCCAGCGGCTCGCACTGACGGTATCTTCGGTAGAGTGCGGCGGCAGCATCCTGCCCGTAGCGCTGACGGCCTATGATACGGATGGTATAGAGGGAATATTCGTACCGGATGCCGCAGAACGTAAGGCCCTCAAAGATGCGGCGGCGAGCATGTCGGCCGGCATAGGCTCAGGAATCTCGATAACCAGCAATGCCGGGCAGCAGGTGGCGATGGATCTTACGCGCAGCGCCTTGAGCGGAGCCAGTCAGTACCTCTCCTCCAAACTGCGCGAAGTGCGTATAACGCTCAAGGCCGGGCACCGGCTGTTACTCATCAGTTCTAAATCGTAA
- the traK gene encoding conjugative transposon protein TraK has protein sequence MEFKSLKNFESSFRHIRLFSMLFLGLCALVAVIAVLGSFRYAEKQREKIYVLEQGKSLMLALSQDLQQNRPVEAREHVRRFHELFFSLSPDKDAIEGNINRALLLADKSALSCYRDLQEAGYYNRLIAGNVIQRIAIDSMQCDFGSYPYRIKTFARQQIVRESVVTERSLITSCCLVDVSRSDNNPQGFLIERFTIVENKNLGTYDR, from the coding sequence ATGGAGTTCAAATCATTGAAGAACTTTGAAAGCAGCTTCCGGCATATCAGGCTTTTCAGCATGTTATTTTTGGGACTGTGCGCTCTGGTAGCAGTCATCGCCGTATTGGGGTCGTTCAGGTACGCTGAGAAACAACGCGAAAAAATTTATGTACTGGAGCAGGGCAAATCGCTCATGCTCGCGCTTTCACAGGATCTTCAACAGAATCGTCCGGTAGAAGCCCGGGAGCATGTAAGGCGTTTTCATGAGTTGTTTTTCTCGCTTTCTCCGGATAAGGATGCGATAGAAGGCAACATCAACCGGGCTTTGCTGTTGGCCGACAAAAGCGCCTTAAGTTGTTACCGAGACTTGCAGGAGGCAGGATATTACAACCGCCTGATTGCCGGAAATGTCATTCAACGCATTGCCATTGACAGCATGCAGTGCGATTTCGGAAGCTATCCGTATCGCATCAAGACCTTCGCCCGGCAGCAGATAGTTCGTGAAAGTGTCGTAACCGAACGCAGCCTGATTACCAGTTGCTGCCTGGTGGACGTGTCCCGTTCGGACAATAATCCGCAAGGATTCCTTATCGAACGCTTCACAATCGTGGAAAATAAAAACTTGGGAACGTATGACCGTTAA
- the traJ gene encoding conjugative transposon protein TraJ has protein sequence MFLPLAFENLHVVLRTLFDKMLPLCSEMTAIASGIAGLGALLYISYRVWQSLARAEPIDVFPLLRPFALGLCILFFEPLVLGTINGILSPVVQGTHKLLVGQTFDMGKYQKDKQELMKATAEANFDQLATAQTGEETTAMLEEMNLEPADLMALQQMYEESSSWSLKGMITKAFHWLLELLFDCASLIIDTIRTFFLIVLAILGPLAFAVAVYDGFHASLTQWLSKYISVYLWLPISDLFGAILARLQVLSIQKDMEMLAIDPSYTFSAENGASLVFLLIGICGYFTIPSIAGWIVHASGIGSYNRIVTHLGAWTLTHAAGIAGSTIGNVAGRAREGVRRHIDVRSTKINKK, from the coding sequence ATGTTCCTACCGCTCGCATTTGAAAATCTGCACGTCGTACTGCGGACTCTGTTCGATAAGATGCTGCCGCTCTGCTCGGAGATGACTGCCATCGCCTCGGGTATCGCCGGATTAGGGGCGCTGTTGTATATCAGTTACCGGGTATGGCAATCTCTGGCACGTGCGGAACCTATCGACGTTTTCCCGCTGCTGAGGCCGTTCGCGCTGGGGTTGTGCATCCTCTTTTTCGAGCCGCTGGTGCTGGGTACCATCAACGGGATTCTCTCTCCGGTAGTTCAGGGTACGCACAAACTGCTCGTCGGTCAAACATTCGATATGGGGAAATATCAGAAAGACAAACAGGAGCTGATGAAAGCGACGGCCGAGGCGAATTTCGACCAGCTTGCAACGGCTCAGACCGGCGAAGAGACGACCGCGATGCTCGAAGAGATGAATCTGGAACCGGCGGACCTGATGGCCTTGCAGCAGATGTATGAGGAAAGTTCGTCATGGAGTTTGAAGGGCATGATCACCAAAGCGTTTCACTGGCTGCTGGAGCTGCTTTTCGACTGCGCTTCCCTAATCATCGACACCATCCGCACGTTTTTCCTTATCGTACTGGCTATTCTCGGCCCATTGGCTTTTGCGGTCGCCGTGTATGACGGGTTCCACGCTTCGCTTACACAGTGGCTGTCGAAATACATCAGCGTATACTTATGGCTGCCTATTTCCGATTTGTTCGGCGCTATTCTGGCCCGTTTACAGGTACTTTCGATACAGAAAGACATGGAGATGCTGGCCATAGACCCCTCCTATACGTTCAGCGCCGAAAACGGCGCATCGCTGGTCTTCCTGCTCATCGGAATCTGCGGTTATTTCACCATTCCGAGCATTGCCGGATGGATCGTCCATGCGTCGGGTATCGGTAGCTATAACCGTATCGTCACCCATCTGGGAGCTTGGACGCTGACACATGCAGCGGGTATTGCGGGTTCCACCATAGGCAATGTTGCGGGCAGGGCCCGTGAAGGAGTACGCAGGCATATCGACGTGCGGTCAACCAAAATCAATAAAAAGTAG
- a CDS encoding DUF4141 domain-containing protein, whose translation MKSKILLTGLLLLCVSVTARAQWVVSDPSNLAQGIVNSSNEIFEAAKTTQQMYRNFQETQKIYLQGKEYYDKLRGVTNLVRNARRVQQCILLVGEISDIYVNNYDKMLRDEYLTVSELTAIARGYTSLLQEGTNLLRDLQTIINPSQMSMTDKERLDIIDKCYTSLSHLRNRAWLFTRCNIATAVLRARESNDLKRSLALYGTDEEKYW comes from the coding sequence ATGAAAAGTAAAATATTGTTGACGGGCTTATTGTTGCTTTGCGTATCGGTAACGGCCCGGGCGCAGTGGGTAGTTTCCGACCCTTCGAATTTGGCACAGGGTATTGTCAATTCGTCGAACGAAATTTTCGAAGCCGCGAAAACCACACAGCAGATGTACCGGAACTTTCAGGAGACACAAAAGATATACCTCCAGGGTAAGGAATATTACGACAAACTGCGCGGGGTAACGAATCTGGTGCGGAATGCCCGCCGAGTACAACAGTGTATCCTGCTGGTAGGCGAGATATCGGACATTTACGTGAACAATTATGATAAGATGCTTCGGGACGAGTATCTCACGGTCTCGGAGCTGACGGCTATCGCCCGTGGATACACGTCGCTGTTACAGGAGGGCACGAACTTGCTGCGCGACTTGCAGACGATCATCAACCCGTCGCAAATGTCGATGACGGACAAGGAGAGGCTGGATATCATAGACAAGTGCTATACGTCGCTCTCGCATCTACGCAACAGGGCCTGGCTGTTTACACGCTGCAATATCGCCACCGCCGTACTTCGGGCCCGCGAAAGCAACGATCTGAAACGCAGTCTCGCGCTTTACGGTACGGATGAAGAGAAATATTGGTAA